From a region of the Streptacidiphilus albus JL83 genome:
- a CDS encoding ExeA family protein produces MIERLQQYFGFTKMPFGKSLAPGALHRHGAHAEAVARISWAVAERAIGVVTGEVGAGKTVAVRAALAALDPVRHQVIYLGNPAVGSRGIHRAIVSALGGSPHPHTAALIPQAADALATERAERGRVPVLVLDEAHLLSHDQLESVRMLTNQDMDSASPFACLLIGQPTLRRRIKMGTMAALDQRIALRFAMPPMTGEETGSYLKHHLALAGRSDPLFSDDAVQLIHTTGRGLPRAVNNLAVQALLDVFVQNKTIVDEASARAAVAEVTTE; encoded by the coding sequence GTGATCGAGCGCCTGCAGCAGTACTTCGGCTTCACCAAGATGCCGTTCGGCAAGAGCCTGGCCCCTGGGGCTCTGCACCGTCACGGCGCGCATGCTGAGGCGGTGGCCCGGATCAGCTGGGCGGTCGCGGAGCGCGCGATCGGGGTGGTCACCGGGGAGGTCGGCGCGGGCAAGACCGTCGCTGTCCGCGCCGCCCTGGCAGCTCTGGACCCGGTCCGCCATCAGGTCATCTACCTGGGCAACCCCGCCGTGGGCTCGCGCGGGATCCACCGCGCGATCGTCTCCGCGCTGGGCGGCAGCCCGCACCCGCATACTGCCGCGCTGATCCCGCAGGCCGCCGACGCGCTGGCCACCGAACGCGCCGAGCGCGGCCGCGTCCCCGTCCTGGTGCTCGACGAGGCCCACCTGCTGAGCCACGACCAGTTGGAGTCGGTGCGGATGCTCACCAACCAGGACATGGACTCCGCGTCGCCGTTCGCCTGCCTGCTGATCGGCCAGCCCACCCTGCGCAGGAGAATCAAGATGGGCACCATGGCCGCGCTGGACCAGCGGATCGCGCTGCGGTTCGCGATGCCCCCGATGACCGGCGAGGAGACCGGCAGCTACCTCAAACACCACCTCGCCCTGGCCGGCCGGTCCGACCCGCTGTTCTCCGATGACGCCGTCCAACTGATCCACACCACCGGGCGCGGACTGCCCCGCGCGGTCAACAATCTTGCCGTCCAGGCCCTGCTCGACGTCTTCGTCCAGAACAAGACCATCGTCGACGAGGCGTCAGCACGCGCCGCTGTCGCCGAAGTCACGACAGAGTGA
- a CDS encoding Mu transposase C-terminal domain-containing protein: protein MRLAVALRPALASRGVPEGVYLDNGSPFVDSWLMRACAVLGVKLVHSRPGRPEGRGKIERYFRTVRGQFLIETADLADRPADQAAAALAEMNRKFTAWVETEYHPRKHSETGQGPLARWQEGWEKGQGPRLPHPDLLREAFLWSEWRNVSKTATVRLQSNSYQVEPALAGRKVELVFDPFDLENIEVRHGSRSFGAATPFEIRRHSHPKARPELPPEQPAAATGVNYLALLDAAHQEQLAGRINYKALLHEDSDSDSDSDSDSDSDSDSEGDHRAG, encoded by the coding sequence GTGCGCCTGGCGGTCGCGCTTCGTCCCGCGTTGGCGTCCCGGGGTGTCCCCGAAGGGGTCTATCTGGACAACGGGTCGCCGTTCGTGGACTCCTGGCTGATGCGGGCCTGCGCTGTCCTGGGGGTCAAGCTGGTCCACTCGCGACCCGGTCGACCGGAGGGCCGGGGCAAGATCGAACGCTATTTCCGCACGGTTCGGGGCCAGTTCCTGATCGAGACCGCAGACCTGGCCGACCGGCCCGCCGACCAGGCCGCAGCGGCATTGGCGGAGATGAACCGGAAGTTCACGGCCTGGGTGGAGACCGAGTACCACCCGCGCAAGCACTCCGAGACCGGTCAAGGACCACTCGCCCGCTGGCAGGAGGGCTGGGAGAAGGGCCAGGGCCCGCGGCTGCCGCATCCGGACCTGCTGCGGGAGGCGTTCTTGTGGTCCGAGTGGCGCAACGTGTCCAAGACTGCGACCGTGCGCCTGCAGTCCAACTCCTACCAGGTCGAACCCGCTCTGGCGGGACGCAAGGTCGAGCTGGTCTTCGACCCCTTCGACCTGGAGAACATCGAGGTCCGCCACGGGAGCCGCAGCTTCGGCGCCGCGACGCCCTTCGAGATCCGCCGCCACTCCCACCCCAAGGCCCGCCCCGAACTCCCACCCGAACAGCCCGCCGCCGCGACCGGGGTCAACTACCTCGCCCTGCTGGACGCCGCCCACCAGGAACAACTCGCCGGACGCATCAACTACAAGGCCCTCCTCCACGAAGACAGCGACAGCGACAGCGACAGCGACAGCGACAGCGACAGCGACAGCGACAGCGAAGGGGATCACCGTGCCGGTTGA